One Cryptomeria japonica chromosome 9, Sugi_1.0, whole genome shotgun sequence genomic window carries:
- the LOC131858179 gene encoding uncharacterized protein LOC131858179, with protein MASSTPRATPRSGRQRDKAWKYGIAGSKKGEVTCTECTKWMTGGINRLKYDLAQIPGYGVEACPKSTPEIIREMKAILAENDMHKEERQKTREAMAAAMNPTLSTSGPIGHSRGRQSLSSFGDNVGEASGTPVRSDPNFFVPRNVPGAQPSLEGTGWNREKHEQARIAASNFWFYNNLSFNAANNVYWESFVNACTVAGKGFKAPTGHDFSGPLLEKDVKNTEGVVDDQKRYWKRKGCSILSDGWTDRRIRTLLNFLVASNGAMVFIKSVDASNEIKNAETLCNLLDGVVREVGVENVVQIITDNAAAYVCAGRMLMQRHPSITWSPCAAHCLDLVLEDIGKIGWVKEVVEDATSVTKFIYNHTWVLALMRKHTNGKDLVRPGVTRFASHFITLQSILSAIPHLKQMFVSDAWLGSAYSKRPEAEKIVSIVFDEGFNKSGEELTAVTEPLVRVLRMVDGEGMPMGFIYEAMDRAKEAISHYYRGNTRKCEILWRIIDRRWTNQLHQPIHAFAYFLNPKFYFSDSFRADEEVMAGVITCIDKMTPNPELRDKVLDELEVRFDICNCSIFIYEFGNVHY; from the exons atggcaagttcaactccaagggcaaccccaaggtcaggaagacaaagagataaagcttggaaatatgggattgcaggaagcaaaaaaggggaggtcacttgcaccgaatgcacaaaatggatgactggtggaatcaatagattaaaatacgaccttgcacaaatacctggatatggtgtggaggcatgccccaaatcaactcctgaaattattagagagatgaaggccattcttgctgagaatgatatgcataaggaagaaaggcaaaaaacaagagaagccatggcagctgcaatgaatcccacattgtccacttcgggtcccattggtcacagtcggggtcgtcagtcactttcatcttttggtgacaatgtgggtgaggctagtggcactcctgttagatcagaccctaatttttttgtaccacgcaatgttccaggtgcacaaccttcacttgaaggtacaggatggaatagagagaagcatgaacaagcacggatagcagcttcaaacttttggttttacaataatctatctttcaatgcagcaaacaatgtgtattgggaaagttttgttaatgcatgtacagtggcgggtaaggggtttaaggccccaacaggtcatgacttcagtgggccattgctagagaaagATGTGAAAAATACAGaaggtgtggttgatgatcagaaaaggtattggaagagaaaaggatgcagcattttatctgatggatggacagatagaCGGAttaggactcttctcaacttcttggtggcttcaaatggtgcaatggtattcataaagtctgttgatgcctcaaatgaaataaaaaatgcagagactttgtgtaatctgttggatggtgtggttcgggaagttggagttgagaatgttgtccaaattatcacggacaacgcagctgcatatgtatgtgcaggtagaatgcttatgcagaggcatccttcgattacatggagtccttgtgccgcacattgcttggacttggtgctagaggacattgggaagattggatgggtgaaggaggtggttgaagatgcaacaagtgtcaccaaattcatctacaaccatacttgggtgcttgctttgatgagaaaacacacaaatggcaaggaccttgtgcgacctggagtgacacgatttgctagccacttcatcactttgcagagcattcttagtgccattcctcatcttaagcagatgtttgtgtcagatgcttggttggggtctgcatactccaaaagacctgaagcagagaagattgtgagcattgtttttgatgaagggttcaataaaagtggagaggagttgactgcg gtgacagaacctttggtaagggttcttcgtatggtggatggagagggcatgccaatgggtttcatttatgaggccatggatagggccaaagaggccatttcacattactatcgtggaaatacaagaaaatgtgaaatcctttggcgcatcattgatcgtaggtggacaaaccaactccaccaaccgatacatgccttcgcctactttttgaacccgaaattctacttctctgattcatttagggctgatgaggaggtcatggcaggtgttattacatgcattgataagatgacacctaatcctgagttgagagacaaggttcttgatgagttggaggtgagatttgacatttgcaattgctctatctttatttatgaattcggaaatgttcattattga